The Macadamia integrifolia cultivar HAES 741 unplaced genomic scaffold, SCU_Mint_v3 scaffold2164, whole genome shotgun sequence genomic interval ttctagaaattttttttgttatacttAAATCATGTTTATAAAATAATTACATTTCTTACAGATTGTTCACGGGGAGGGACTGGAGAATCAGCTTTTGATAGCCATGAGGCAAAGGGTTCTGGAACATGTTAGTAAGGTAGAATCTTTTGTTCTGAAACTAGTTCCCAGTATTGAGCTGGAAAGGCCCTCACGATTAGCCCAAGTAGCCATTGGCATTGTttgtttgtgttccaagggaaaGGGATCTGTTGAAGATTGTCCTATATGTTGCGAGGAAAAACCATCATCAATGATGGTAACCATGAAATGCACCCACAAATTTTGTTCCCATTGTATGAGAATCTATGTCGATGGAAAATTACAGACCTCTCATGTACCCATAAGGTGTCCTCAGTCAGGATGCAAGTACTACATCTCTGCTTGTGAGTACAAATCCTTTCTTCCCGTCACCTGCTATGCGTCTTTGGAGAGAGCACTTGTGGAAGCTGATATTCTCAACCCAGACAAAATCTATTGCCCCTTTCCTAATTGTTCAGTGCTGTTTAATCCTCGTGAATGTTTATCAACTAGGGCAAGCTCCTCAAGTCAGTTGGATGCCAGCTGTGTGGAGTGCCCCGAGTGTCAGAGGTTTGTTTGTGTGGATTGTGGAGTACCATGGCATTCTTCCATGAGTTGTGAGGAGTATCAAAACTTGCCCATGGAGGAGAGGGATGCTGGGGACATCACTTTGCATAGACTGGCACAAAATAAGAAGTGGAGGCGTTGCCAGCAGTGCCGGAGGATGATTGAGCTCACACAAGGGTGTTACCACATGACCTGCTGGTAAGTTCAACTGCATTTTAAatggatatatatatttatatataatattttttgtaaaaatgGATATGTTACTCATTTGACAATTTTCTGAAAGAACATATTAATTGGGCTACATCTTTCGTGAGTAACAAGTAAGATGGACTTATGCACATCATTAAATCGAAATTCTTTAATAGTActgagacatttttttttcttatagaatGTGAAAGGAATTTTTTTACTAAGAAAATTCCATAGTTGTTGGAGTCCATTGTATTCTTTGTTTCTGTGGGAAGTGTGTATAATTTTTTAGTCCAACCCTGTTATGTCAATAAATAATACTCCCTTTGTCCCTCAAGAACAATCCCCCTCCTCATTTTTAGCTTCCCTTCTTCATCCATCTCACAAATTTAATGAGATTTTAGAAGGTTACATTTTTACCCCCATGCCTTAACCACTACATTCATTTATTACACAAGCTGAGGAGTTGGTATTATCGTATTAGTAATGGAAGGGGCAATATTGAAAAATGAGGGGGTTTGTAATGCTTTAAAAACTCCTCAAACTTTGTACTTATTCTTGGGGTGGTGGGTGATCATTGTGGAACAGAGGAGTGGATTGAGGTCTGTATATGCTGATCAGATGTCCTTATTCAATTGAATGTGGAGAACATGAAATCTTCACCTTCAATGCCAAGTTCCGTGGACGTTGGAGGTGTTAACAAATTAACTAGACAGGAGGCATTTTAGGGCATAGACTCTGTCTTATGCGTGAGTTGACTACTATCAGCAAGTCAGTTGCCTAGGCGCAAGTGTGCAACTAGTTAATAACTTGAGTCCTGTTTCTTGAGGGTGACCAGTTAACTACTTCAGTGGGTTCTCACGTAGGGCTTTGATTTAGTACTTTTGTTGATACTTTAGggttcttttatttcctttttagaaacaaaaaattgGAATCAGCTGCCAAAATGTTgctgttatttttcactttttatacAGGCATTCACTGCTTCACCAAGCTaatattgttgttgtttttcactttttatatACCATTCACTTCTTCAGAAAACTAatattgttcttttatttttcgtTTTGGTGGTATTTAGTAGTGTCTTGTATCTTTTGTTTATTGCATATTTGTGGTCATTATTGCTGTCAGTGTgatacaacaacaaactaagccttattTCAACTCAATGAGGTCAGCTACACATGGATCTGAACGACAAAATTAAGGAAAACTGAATTCTAGACAggggaaaagaggggggggagGAAGAGATGAGAAGTGAATAATGGAACATGAATgcaagaaagatgaagaatacAAGAATGCAAGATGAGGGGTGAGAggtgaaagatgaaagtaagaggagcAAAGCAAAGCCCAAGaagtcaggagaatctcagctaaatggggttgcCTCTTGCCTACATGGACCTTTAATATTAAGAaacataatatatattttttttatggctaGTCATCATGTAGTCATGGACGAGTCAATGCTTTGCCTCCTGAAGAGGCCCAAAAACCTACTTATCAGACTCACCACATTGACAAGTTTGGGAGGCATTTGAGAGAGGCTGAGGTTTCTGTTTTAAGATGTACAATTTATAGTTTGCACTGATTGGTGGGACTGATATCAACAATTTAATGAGGTTAATTGATATTTGACTCAAGCATCAGGTTCCTCTAGGTGCAAGAGGGTTTGATAATGTTAATGCTTGTGAGCATGTGGAGGTGGGATTACAGAATTTAAAAAGATACTGTTATTCAATGATTATACCAATTAATTCACTAAAAATAGTGCACATACATGTTTTGTTGGACTTGTAGGGAAACCAAGAGGGAGGTGAACTGGGTAATGCAGAATTCTAAACCTTTCTGCAAATTTTAAATTCTACCCAAAGCTATCCCAACTGATGAATGCAAAGGTAAATAAATAACAAGAGGGAGATTAGTCTGACACTTGGATTTTCCACCATCATGATCACTTTCCAAATGACAGTGATCAAGCCTTCCCACAATTGCTCTACCTTTGTAGCAATTAAACCTTGACACGTTATTTTCTGGGCTCAACCAACCCTATTGTTTCTCTGggctttcactcaaaacccagtTGCTTTCCATATGGTAGCAATCAAACAGTCCCAATCACAGAAGTGATTAGCCCTTAGATATACACAATCTCCTATAATAACTTTTCCAATGAAGGGAAATAACTATGGCTGAATTTACAAGTGAAAGCGCAAGACCTCTACAATGTAGCTATGCAAGCTGAAACCACAAGAAAGATTCTCAATTAGccgactccattaagttgggataaggctgagtttgttgttgttagagaaagaagagaggccCCAACGGCTCAGCTTTTGGCAGAGCCGGTCGAATGCCCATGTCCGGTTCGACCCCCTTGGAAATAGCCATTATAAAATGAACATTTTATAGCCGTTTGGTCCTGCTGAACTGTCGCTGGTTGTGAGGGACATTGACCCGGGGTCTGTGAACAGTCCATCTGCCCCTAAATCTGCCGGAACCCTTGGTCAGTAAAAGGCCATTATTCGCTCTCCTGAGCTCAGGTTTTCCTGATTCTTGAATCATATGAAAGATCTGGAGAGCTACGATTTGCATGTTTTGAGATTTGGCTAATTTCAACTGCACGATCTCTTAAATTTCCCTTGAAGTTACTGGTTGTTCAGGAACAGAGTACTGACAGCATTGGCTTGGGTAGCACCGTCTGGCTTCGGACTGGTTGACCAGGACATTGTCTGGGTTGAATTTTTGGGCTTGAACAGCCTGACACTTAGGCACTTGACCTTCCATAGGTATTTGGTCAATTTGCCTATTCTAATATACCAATATAAGTCAAAATTGTTCCCCTATGCTCATAAGGAAAGTCACCCAACTAATGTTAAGCCATTATGTCATGTTTGGGGACTTAATAAGCTAAGTCATATGGGGCTGAGAGATATGAGAACCACTTTACAACTTAGGAAATAAAATGCATTAcaagttgaaagttgaaactaatTCCCAAGTCTTCAATGGTGATGATGAATATCCTTGGAATGTCCTAGCCACTTAAGATTTAAGGCACTGTCCACTTGGTCTTAATGAAGTGAAGCTTGATGTTCAAGTAGGCTTCTCAACTTCCTGCCGGCTTTGTCATCTAAGCTTGATTTGATCTTCCAACTTGTGAAGCGTGCTtgatgttaagtttgtcttgaattcttgacttgttttgaagattgacctgcttcgacatattttggtggcgacccgaatgggaagttcTCTGAGATCgagacccgatgggtcgacccgcgacttggagtatataatgtactgttgtcttgtcgagaaagttattgtattttaggggttttttgaGTTAGgatttcagggcgagtttttctcactgctgcttgggtgtaatctcttttctgcatagtgaaacattttcttcgcccgaggatgtagcacatcacaccggtgtgtgaacctcgtttaatctctgtgttgtgcggatctattatctttttattttcgtatttttttggtgtttgatctaacacttGACAATTTCATCCACTTGCTTGGGCTTGCCTTCATGCGATATTTTGACGCTTGAGACCAATTGACCTTTCATATGTAGGCTGTTTTTTGTCAACAAACACGGGTTAATAATCACCAAAAACATAGTCAATATAATGTCTTAACATCTCTTGCATCTAGTTGAAGAGAAACATTTCCTAAGATTGATGATTGGTATCAAATATCGCAAAGTGCTTACTTTAGATATTTTGAGTCAACAATAAACAAGGATGGTGATGTTTCTtagagaattaaagtaggatggatgaagtggtgAGGTGCATTCGTAGTGTTGTGTGACCAACATATTCCTgtaacaaggattaaagtatcggtatcggtcgtcgtatcggtcgatcaaaattaagatacgtattgaagagtatcatatcgtatcggagatacactaagatacgctaaagatacacacataaatggataggaaacatttttttaaacacttttgcataaagaatttgttaaaaaaagctattgataacacgtattatgcataaacactaaattgagggtatcgtactaagaattcaaggtttgtagttgtcctataaatataaaatccttgttcccaaccttaatttccacattagttagagagaaatatggctgacagcaactttggaacaaaaacccttcaaaaaatcgtgtgttttctgaaaaattatccattttggccattatatgaccgatactcaccgatacgtatcgatactcaccgatacgtaccgatatatatatcgatactcaccgatacgtatcgatactcaccgatacgtatcgatactcaccgatacgtactaatatatatcgatactcaccgatacgtgccaatatataccgatacgtaccgatcgatacgtatcgatactcaccgatacgtaccaatacataccgaaacgtatattttacctcaattttataattttcatagtcgtatcgaggcatatcgtatcgtatcgatgtgtattggtggtgtattgatacatatcggtatatattgtaagatatatatcgatacgaaaggattttaaaaatttcatgtatcgtatcgatgtgtatcgtatcggtcggctaaatttaagatacgtatcggagggtatcgtatcggtatcggagatacttaaaaccatgcctgtaaagcttaaaggaaatttCTACAGGATAGTCGTAAGACCGACTGTGATGTATGaggcagaatgttgggtagttaagaagcatACTATAGATAAActgagtgtagcagagatgaggatgttgagatagatgtgcGGAAAAACTAGGAGGGATAAAGTAAGGAAAGACTGTATTAGAGCTAACTTGGAAGTGGCCCAAGTCAGGGCAAGCTTCAATAGATTCtcttgaggtggtatgaccatgttcaatggaggcctgtGGATGCACCAATGaggagtagtgaggaaagacatgtagaGTTTAGGgcttgactctagtatgacctcagatagagctgtttggagggttAGGATTCATGTAGTCGACCCTATTTTTGTGGGATGTTTTTGAGGGGCTGCTGTgtttcctttcttcttatttattttttttccttccctctcatggatccatgtaaccaaccccatttagttgggaacaGGATGAGTTGTTGATGATGGATGGAACCAGATATCTGATTAAAAAAaggggcatacccagtgcatgaggcttttGCCATTAtggggtctagggagggtcataatgtatgcagcctttcCCCCTATTCTTGGAGCCTGACTCGAAAGAatgaccacttggtcacaatggagcaacttaCCATTGCCCCAAGGTCCACCCTCAACCAGACATCTAATTAATTCCTTACAATCTAGATAATAGGAAATTTTTTCCAACTGAATGTTAATATGGAATGGTCATGCAGGCTATGGCTGGCAATCCACCAGTTGTATATCAATACTTGAGTGGGGTAGCACACGAGAAATCTTTGTGTTCAAGCATCTCCAGCTActgccccttttttttctttttggttggttttggCGAGATGTTTTGTGGTACAGATTTTTTTAGCTTAACTCACTCTTCTGTTCTCCCGGTTTGAAATGAAACATGATATACACCCTGCCATGttgcatgtctttttttttaacttgaaaACTTGAGAGGTGTTTCTGAATTTTGTTGATGTGTATCATGAAGGATCGTTGATGCTGTGTTTTGATGTTAGAGGGGTTGCTGTCTCTCGTTCTGTACAGTTGATCTGTCTTTGTTAATATAAGTGTagcattttataaaaaaataaataaagtaataaaTAGCTTGATACTTTTCCAGATGGCAGGTGCACGAGACTTTACCAGCACTGCATGGTATTATTTAATAATGTCTCAGTATTTAGATTTGATTAGCTAGTAATGGCGTTTTTAGGTCATGAAAATATAGAAGGATCCTTGTGggcgaattttttttttttttttctaataactgttatccaggccttcggcctgactagtcttgCGGGCCCATAATGACCCCacgaccccacaaccgcataaaccgggtcatactggggttgaatgagaaccattcaattttcattgaaaacagtgaagagcactaaacaacccccgtgtgagtggccccaaggaggtaagaggagtctaACTCAGAACCACGCGCAgcctgaggcgaaggtcccttgccaactccgggtcatactggggttgaatgagaaccattcaactttcactgaaagcagtgaagagcattgAACACCTCGGTGAGTGGCCCCAAgtaggtaagaggagtcgaactcataACCACCCGCAATCTTAGGCGAAGGCcccttgccaactcagctaccACCAGCACTGCATGATGTTTATACAACAAAGGTAGTTCAAGTTGTTTGGTGGGTTTCCCATTGTAGTTTTATGGTTTTCTTCTCAGATGAGATACGTCCTTTAGAAAGATGAAATTCTTGGCAAGTATGTTACATATGCTACAGCAAAGGTACAGTGTAGCTTATCTAACTGGGTTGTACACATTCTAGAGCTGTCACACATTGGCTTTAGTTCTCCAGATGAAAGGGGATCTTTTATGCATCCCCCCCTCCTCGCCTTCCACCTTTTTGTCTTAGATTCCTCCatgtttttttatatatagaGAGCATCTTAATGTCTCAGGAAAGGTCTTAAACTGAAGCCCTcttgtcattttatttttgcagGTGTGAACATGAGTTCTGCTATTCCTGTGGTGCTGAATATAGAGATGGCCGACAGACATGCCAATGTGCCTTTTGGGACGAAGAGGTTTTTGAGAACTCAGTTACTCACTCTAGCATAGACTCTGAACAATGGAGATGGGAATGGGATACCTTTGATTCAATACCAACAGTTATGGATGCATACTCAGAACAAGAGAGATCACAATTAGCACTCATACAGCGTTTCCTTGCTGGGGGGTTCAGCCTAAGCGACCATCCCCCTTGTCAGTCTCCACCCAGGTGTTCAGATTCCTATGTTGACACCATAAAAGATCTCCATCAGCTTCCCTGGCTTGAGAGGTTTGTCTCTGTGATTAGTGATAATTACTATGAAGATTATAACCAATGAAGTGGAAATTGTGGTGAGCTCTACCTTGGTAATAAATTGCTTGATTTCCCTGTATGGTTTTGAAAGGAAAGTCTCTCTGAAGCCATTTTGTGGTGTGGTTTACCCATCACCATCTTTTGGCCGGCTACCTCAGTTGACATGGAGGCCTGGGAAACAAGCGCTATTCTCACTTTCTTAACATGGAATTGGTGGATTTCATGTGTGATTACTGCTTTCTTCTTGAAAGAAAATTTCCATTCACAGAGTGAATTTGGAAGAAAATCCAATCACAATTTATGTATCTTCTTCTGCATTTGAATACAGTGGTCTCAAAGGAAACATGAAAAATGGTCAAAGAATGGGTAATAACAAGTGCATTTAGCCTATAAGGTTCATTCTGTTATGGTTGCTAGTATCATGAATTCATGATTCAAAGTACAATCCATGGAATGCATCCTTTTTGTTTTGTCAATTATTGGTTTGAAAAACATGGGAAAAGGTTTCTGTTGCATCGCTGCCAGATTGATTTCCAGCTCATTGGCTATTTCTGAGGGTGGAGGGATGATCTGGTCATCCTGATTGTCTTGTGATAGGAATTTTTGAATAGATAATAATCTGCTTAGTTTGGGGTCATATTGAGATGGATGATCTTAGTTTACAGATTCAGAGTAGTACTGGGATGGGTGATGATTTCTTTTGTTATACTTGTACCCCTTTATTttttcctaagaaaaaaaatgttaaaaggtTAAATGAACTACAATGTGGTAATCATATAGACAATATCATGGAATGGCTTGGGCAGCACCATTGGTGCCAAAAACTGACCCTGCATAACATTGTCAAGTGCTTTGTTTAAGACATGCAAAAGCTGATGCTTCTTTGAAGATGAAGTATCCAAAAAACGACAATCGTGGGAGATGTTTGGTTTTTTGTTGGATCTTAATCTGTAACATTTCTCAAGCAAGAGACGATGTTTGTTCTTTACTAGAATTCTTCTCTGCCTCCATTATATTTCATTTATATTGAAGAAATTGGAGATTTTATTGACACAATTCACAGGACTATCATAATGACATaatcattttgaatttttttttttttttgacatcaaAACGTAGCCTTAGATTATCAGATCTTCTCAAGATTTGCCCCAAAATCTCTTTCTATAATGCACATGCGCATGTCATTGTTTCTTCCACCATTTGCTGCCTTAGTCAATCGTGCTACcctttttaccaaaagaaaaaaaaaaaaaaaaatggttcttcctcttcatttCATAGAAGCATGGTGgtacccatggttttaagtatctccgataccgatacgataccttccgatacgtatcttaaatttaatcgatcgatacgatacacatcgatacgatacatgaaatttttaaaatcctttcgtatcgatatatatcctacaatacataccgatatgcatcaatacaccaccaatacacatcgatacgatacgatatgcctagATACgattatgaaaattataaaattgaggtaaaatatacgtttcggtatgtattggtacgtattggtgaatatcggtatgtatcgatcggtacgtatcggtatatattggcacgtatcggtgagtatcgatatatatattggtacgtatcggtgagtatcgatacatatcggtgagtatcggtcatataatggccaagatgggtaatttttcagaaaacacacgattttttgaagggtttttgttccaaagttgctgtcagccatatttctctctaactaaagtggaaatcaaggttgggaacaaggattttacatttatgggacaactacaaactttgaattcttagtacgataccctcaatttagtgtttatgcataatacatgttatcaatagtttttttttaacaaattctttatgtaaaagtgtttaaaaaaatgtttcctatccatttatgtgtgtatttttagcgtatcttagtgtatctccgatacgatacgatactctccgatacgtaccttaattttggccgaccgataccgatactttaatccttggtggTACCTTTATAAATTTAAGTAGGACCAAAAGCATATTTGGAACGCCGACTTTGGATCAGTTAATAGACTGGAGGACTAGTTGGTTATAACCCATCAGGTGATCTTAGGTTGCCGGTTGTGGGTGGGCTTGTGTCGTAACAATTAAGTTGTATTATTACGATATGTTGGTCATAGgtttaaaacttggaaacagttCCTCCTACGAAGTACGCAAGATTGCGTATACATTGTTCCTCTCAGATTTCACCGTAGCAAGAGCCTTATGCATTCTCCCTAAAATCAGAAATTTTCTGTGGAAGTCATGCTCCTTTGGGCTTGCTATTGAGGAAGGGCTACTTCGCAGAGGCATACCCATTGACCCCCAATGCTATAGATGTGGCACCTGCCCTAAAACGATAGATCACATAATGTTTGAATGCCCATTTTCTAGGGCAGTATGGTTTTGTAGCCCGCTCTCAATCAGGTTCAGCAGCGTTGAGAATTCAAATATTATTAGGTGGATATCCTCATGGATTCAGATTCAAACAAAGGATAAAATCAACGAGCCGTGACGGCCGTTAGCCATCACTCTATGCTCTTTCATTTGTTGGCAAATATGGAAGGCAAGGAATGACTCACAAATTAATGACTCCGACCTCTATCCTCTTGAGGTTAGCTCCTCTGCTGTCCAGGCATTTGAGGAATTTTGGGAGGCAACTACCCAAACATCTTGCCACATCACCTCTCCTACAATTGCCCCTCTTTCGATGGGTCACTAGCTTCCTCCACCAACGCACTGCATCAAGCTCAATTGTGATGCCTCTAGCTAGCTCAGCCAATAGCGACAATTTTGGAATTGATTTTCTCTTCAAAGACTCTGAGGGCAGGTGCTCAGTAGCCATCTCTAAATCCATCCAATTTGCTActattcttcaagaggaagcTTTGAATGTAATGACAAGGCTGTTGCATGCTTTAGGGGAGGGCTTTGATAACATTTTAGTTGAGTCTGATTATAAGGATCTCATATCCCTCCTCTGTTCAAACGAGCCAACCCCACCATTGAATTCCCTTTAGTTGGTTAAGACATCTAGCAGCTTGCAAGCTATTTCGAAAGTTTCCACTTCTCCTATATCGAAGGACCATCAACCGCATTGCTGATACCTTGGCCCAGAAGGCCTTGTCACTCACTTGTGTGATATCATGGCCACCCTCCACTCCATGGTTATCCACTCTTTGTATTGGTGACTCCATGAGTCCTACACGTTCtcattaataaattttttttttatcaaaaaaaaaaccttgtgcattgggtatgACCTTTTATTCCAACAATGCccaactcaaaatcaaaattgcatGGTCTCACCTGAAACTCTGTTGCTTGTCCCTTAGGAGTTGTCATAAATATCTCTATTTGGATAGGATCATCTTTTCCGGCACTCTCCTTTGCTCAAAACCGCACACAGAGTCGGAGGAAACCTACTCATTTTGGAatttcaacaataaaaaaaatatatttttttattataatattttattgGGGGAGGGTTCCATGCTGCCAGTGGGGGGAATCTTCAATTTCAAATGGCTCGGGATCGGTATCATTCATGTCATGTGGGTCTCATATGGTCACCACAGGACTGagtaatcaatttaaaaaaataaaaaaaaatactggtttcaaagtttgaaaagtttactTGAAAACCCAACCTAACGGATGTAGGGAGAGCTGAATCTTTTCACACCGAATTATGTTTGGGTGTAGGGTATGTTAGACATGCATCGTTCAAGAGTGCCAAACAGACAATGTTCATTCTCCTATAACTATATTTGTCAAGGATGAATATATGGAAATGGGTGTCTCTCTCATCCAATCTAGCTCTTTTCCAATCATTAAGTGAGATATACCACGTGGATAGATGATATGTCTAATCCAACTATTAGATAGAGAATACTTAGTCTAGATTAACCATGTGTCAAACTTTAGAgtcattccatttttttggggtgaaatCAGGGTCATTCAATCAATTACTCCTTTTTATACTAGCACAAAtctcatgtatgtccatgcaatGTACCAATATAAAGATTTTACAATGCAATCTCTTGGCTCTAAGTGGGAATAAGAGGTTTGTATTAGGCAGAAAGGAAAAACGAATCTTGAAATGCAACGTCGCCCATATGCCCAAAAAACAAATGAGGCAGAAAAACTGTCCTGTCCCTCATGttcttgttgatgcttccatgCATGCTTCTAAGTGGCTCTTACACCATGCTGCCTATAATggaacccaacccaacccaccccacccctaccctttacattttttcttttataagcacCCCACACACAAATGTGAAAAtgaacaattcatatcatatttTTGCCGTGAACAtgacaaataaaaaacaaagggcgggaaaagagagaaggggCACATTGAAGAGGAGCTCTGCGCAGCGACAACAAAGGTAGAAAATAAGAAACGCAGACAAGCCGGCTTTGCCCGGTAATTCTAGTTCCGGCAAATGGCAGGTGGTGGTGGCGGTTCGATTATGGTACTGAACGTGGCGGAGAAGCCATCAGTGGCGAAAGCCGTATCAGGGATCCTATCAAGGAATCAGGGCCTGCGTGTGCGAGAAGGCCGGTCTCGTTACAACAAGATCTTCGAGTTCGATTACACTATCCGTGGGCAACGATGTCGCATGCTGTTCACTTCCGTGACCGGCCACCTCATGGAACTCGAATTCGAAGATCGCTATCGCAAGTGGCATTCCTGCGACCCCGCCGACCTCTACCACGCCCCTGTCCGCAAGTTCGTCCCTCAGGTCAGTTGTCACTACTCATTTGATTGAGTTCGCTGCAATTGCAGacttttataaagaaaaatggTGGAAACAGGTTTTTGATTTGGGTGGGTGGAATATTTATCTCGGGTATGTGTAATGCTTGGGATAGTCTTtagaagatgatgaaaaatgGGAATTTTTTGGTTAGACTTACATTTTACCTTAATTTTGCCGGTTTTGGTTTGAAGGTTGAATGAACAATTTCATGTTGGATATTTAGTCCAGGTGGGATATTAATAGGTTAAGCTCTAGTGCTTCTGCTTCCCAGCCCTCtctaccctcttttttttttttgtataggaGTATAGAAGGATGTAGAAATGTGGGATTTGTATAGGTTTCATTAGTAGCAATACACTGGTTGAAGACTCAAGTTTTAAACTGCCTTCAAGGATTTTCATATTTGAACACGATTTTGCTATTTTGTTTCGTTTCTGTTATGATATTTTAATAGCAGATGCTCACTAGTTCTTGTTACATGGAAGCAATGCATAATTACATATCCATGTGTTTCAAAAATGAAACGGTCAATTGTTAATACCAGGTTCTGTAATATTACTGCCTACATGTTTCTGTTCGTTGTGGTTGTTTACTTGTGAAGATTATCTATGGAACTTGGAAGATGGTTTGCTTAAGCAGCATGTTGTTCTCTTGCTTGTGTCTTTTCTAAGGAATTTCCTTCTGTGGAGTCTAATTGTTGAATCCCTGGAAAATACAGGACAAGTTGGATATCAAGAAAACATTGGAGGAGGAAGCTAGAAAGTGCCAGTGGCTTGTCTTGTGGCTTGATTGTGATAGAGAAGGTGAAAATATATCGTTTGA includes:
- the LOC122065958 gene encoding probable E3 ubiquitin-protein ligase rbrA (The sequence of the model RefSeq protein was modified relative to this genomic sequence to represent the inferred CDS: added 78 bases not found in genome assembly): MDGLVEALQSNAQRIYAFTDSKIVYDQIVHGEGLENQLLIAMRQRVLEHVSKVESFVLKLVPSIELERPSRLAQVAIGIVCLCSKGKGSVEDCPICCEEKPSSMMVTMKCTHKFCSHCMRIYVDGKLQTSHVPIRCPQSGCKYYISACEYKSFLPVTCYASLERALVEADILNPDKIYCPFPNCSVLFNPRECLSTRASSSSQLDASCVECPECQRFVCVDCGVPWHSSMSCEEYQNLPMEERDAGDITLHRLAQNKKWRRCQQCRRMIELTQGCYHMTCWCEHEFCYSCGAEYRDGRQTCQCAFWDEEVFENSVTHSSIDSEQWRWEWDTFDSIPTVMDAYSEQERSQLALIQRFLAGGFSLSDHPPCQSPPRCSDSYVDTIKDLHQLPWLERFVSVISDNYYEDYNQ